The following proteins are encoded in a genomic region of Glycine soja cultivar W05 chromosome 17, ASM419377v2, whole genome shotgun sequence:
- the LOC114393407 gene encoding 3-ketoacyl-CoA synthase 11 produces the protein MTDAKPDKPLMASSSRNLPDFKKSVKLKYVKLGYHYLITHGMYLCLSPLVVLIAAQLSTFSLRDLYDLWEHLQYNLISVILCLTLLVFLSTLYFLTRPRPVYLVNFSCYKPEESRKCTKKIFIEQSRLTSSFTEENLEFQRKILERSGLGENTYLPEAVLNIPPNPSMKEARKEAETVMFGAIDELLAKTAVKPKYIGILIVNCSLFNPTPSLSAMIVNHYKLRGNIKSYNLGGMGCSAGLISIDLAKDLLQANPNSYALVISMENITLNWYFGNDRSKLVSNCLFRMGGAAVLLSNKSSDRRRSKYRLVTTVRTHKGADEKCFSCVTQEEDANGKVGVTLSKDLMAVAGDALKTNITTLGPLVLPTSEQLLFFATLVGKKIFKMKIKPYIPDFKLAFEHFCIHAGGRAVLDELEKNLQLSPWHMEPSRMTLYRFGNTSSSSLWYELAYTEAKGRIKKGDRTWQIAFGSGFKCNSAVWKALRTINPAKEKSPWIDEIDQFPVDVPRVSTI, from the coding sequence atgacagatgcaaagccAGATAAACCCTTGATGGCATCTTCATCGCGAAACCTTCCTGATTTCAAGAAGTCTGTTAAGTTGAAGTATGTCAAGCTTGGTTATCATTACCTCATCACCCATGGAATGTACCTCTGCCTTTCCCCCCTTGTGGTGCTGATTGCAGCCCAGCTTTCTACCTTCTCCCTCCGAGACTTGTATGATCTTTGGGAGCATCTACAATACAACTTGATATCTGTTATTCTTTGCTTAACTCTCCTTGTTTTCCTGTCCACCCTCTACTTTCTAACTCGTCCTCGACCTGTGTACCTTGTCAATTTCTCCTGTTACAAGCCTGAAGAATCTCGGAAGTGcacgaaaaaaatatttatagagcaGTCCCGGTTGACCAGTTCTTTCACGGAGGAAAATCTTGAATTCCAGCGGAAGATTCTTGAGAGATCTGGCCTTGGGGAGAACACTTACCTTCCTGAGGCCGTCCTCAACATTCCTCCCAACCCTTCAATGAAAGAAGCTAGAAAAGAAGCCGAGACCGTGATGTTTGGTGCCATTGATGAGCTTTTAGCTAAAACCGCTGTAAAGCCTAAATACATTGGAATTCTGATTGTAAATTGTAGTCTGTTCAACCCTACTCCATCACTTTCGGCAATGATTGTCAATCATTACAAGCTTCGGGGAAATATAAAGAGCTACAATCTTGGTGGGATGGGTTGCAGTGCCGGGCTTATCTCAATTGATCTTGCTAAAGATCTTCTCCAAGCCAATCCCAACTCCTATGCATTGGTCATTAGCATGGAGAATATCACGTTGAATTGGTATTTTGGAAACGATCGGTCAAAGCTTGTCTCTAATTGTTTATTTCGTATGGGAGGAGCTGCAGTTCTGCTCTCCAATAAAAGCTCGGATAGAAGAAGATCCAAATACCGATTGGTCACCACGGTTCGCACTCATAAGGGTGCTGATGAAAAGTGCTTTAGCTGTGTAACCCAAGAAGAAGATGCTAATGGCAAGGTTGGTGTTACTTTGTCAAAAGATTTGATGGCGGTTGCTGGTGATGCTTTAAAAACCAATATCACTACACTGGGGCCTCTTGTACTTCCAACATCTGAACAGCTGCTATTCTTTGCCACATTAGTAGGGAAGAAAATTTTCAAGATGAAGATCAAACCTTATATTCCAGATTTCAAACTAGCTTTTGAACACTTTTGCATCCATGCTGGTGGTAGAGCTGTTTTGGATGAACTGGAGAAAAACTTGCAGCTATCTCCTTGGCATATGGAGCCTTCAAGAATGACACTCTATCGATTCGGAAACACCTCCAGCAGTTCACTTTGGTATGAGCTGGCTTACACTGAGGCCAAAGGGAGGATCAAAAAGGGAGACAGAACATGGCAAATTGCATTCGGTTCTGGATTCAAGTGTAACAGTGCAGTGTGGAAGGCTCTCAGGACCATCAACCCTGCTAAAGAGAAAAGTCCTTGGATTGATGAGATCGACCAGTTTCCAGTCGATGTTCCTAGGGTATCTACcatttaa